GTGGCAAATGAATATAGGTAATTGTTTAATTTTTGGACATTGTGTACTTTTTCCCCAATTCAAAAAGGATGACAGCCATTTTGTATTCCTATTGAACTGATCAATATGAAaagtaatatgatttttttttattaacattactattatcattaccactaaaatacaaaaacataGTAATTTCTTATATCAAAACCAACAGGACGCTGCATCTGCCAAGACAACACTGCTGGAGACCAGTGTGAACGCTGTGCTAAGGGTTATTATGGTAATGCCCTTCATGGTACCAACAATGATTGTCAGCCATGCCCTTGCCCTAACGGAGGTGCCTGTATCCAGTTACCTGATGATACAGTTGTGTGTCTGGAGTGCCCTAAGGGATATGCAGGTGAGATATGAATATGATCTTGCAAGTAATTTGTGTTTGattatgtattcttttctttagtAAGAAAATTTGTGTTGACCTTTTATTGGAATATCAGGTACAAGAGTAGCTATAAAATAAGATTTGATTACTATTGACAGTTTAGAGTTGTATTTGTCCATATTGTTATCAGAAGATACCATATAATTACCCATAGTGTTACAGACAAAGATAACACAGTTCTTTAACAACAGTAGGACAATATATACCAATCTTTGAAATTGCACACCCACAGGTCCTCGCTGTGAGCTCTGTACTGACGGTTTCTTCGGGGACCCCAAGGGACGTCATGGGCCCCCTCGGCCATGTGAACGTTGTGACTGCAATGGCAACATTGATCCAAATGCTGTGGCCAATTGTAATCGGACAACTGGTGAATGTCTCAAGTGTATCTACAACACTGGAGGATTTTACTGTGACCAGTGTTTACCAGGTAGGTGAAAACTATTTTTAATTTTCAAGGAAATTGATACAGTATGGGGAACTaggattttatataaatattttcaggTTTAAGTCATACTTTGTGTTGAACTAAATGGATATTGAACTCATGTTAGCTGGACATTTTGCTAGAGGAACAAAAAGATATTTAATGGTGTCCTTTCCAAATTCAAAAGGCTTCTTTGGAGATGCTCTGGCACTACCAAAGGGAGATTGTCGTCCATGTCGATGCAACCCATATGGTACAGTGAGTGAGCGTTATGGCCCACCAGTCTGCGACCAACTGAATGGACAGTGCCAGTGTAAGCCCCATGTCATAGGACTTAAGTGTGACCAATGTGAGCCTGGATTCTGGAACCTTACCAGTGGTGTGGTAAGTTTTTTACTTTGTTGTCATTCTTTACTGAGTAGGAAGAAATAAGTATATTATCACTGAACTATTGTATATTGTGTCTACTACAATCAAAAGTCTTTTATGACTACTACTTTACTAAAATTTTCATCACAGGGATGTGAACCATGCAACTGTGACCCTGTAGGAGCACTCAACGGGACTTGCAACACAGACTATGGCCAGTGTGTCTGCCGCATTGGAGTCACAGGACGCAAGTGTGATATGTGTGAACCTTTCCATTACGGCTTCTCACTTGATGGATGCAAGCCATGTGACTGTGACCAGATTGGCTCTGTTTCCCTGCAGTGTGATGCCACTGGCCAGTGCCCGGTAAGATTGATGAGGTTATATATTTGAAACATTTTATAGGTATAGACTAACCTGAAATATGGTTTTTAATTTCAGTGTAATTCACCTTTTGTTCTGAAATAAAGCTATGTGACAAAGATTTAATATAGTTGGTTTTGATTATTAAGACAATCCAGATTTTTTTGCCCAGATAGTTTTATTTTTCAAAGGTCTATTATGAATttgaaattttaaatatatatatatatatatatatatatatatatatatatatatatatatatatatatatatatatatatatatccattgctCATCAACAACATATTTCTATAaattatcatgtatgttttttggaATAAAGTGCCGAGAAAATGTGGAAGGCCGAAGATGTGACCGTTGCCGAGAGAACACCTATGATAAACAGGCTGGATGTAGAGGTGAGTCATGTCCACAATTAGATAcatttttattacagttttattttttgtttgtctcttgtaTTTGATAAGTTTGTATAAATCAACATAgacataaatgtagatagatagataggtagacaaacagataggtagtTATGATAGACCAAATCCTTGATTAGGCAAAAAATAGAAACAGCAATTAATGCCAAGTGATCTGAGGTCCCATTGCTCACAATATGTCTTGTTTCATATTTTTAAAACTGAAGGGACAATATCCCCAAAAAATTTATTCCTCTAGACTGCCCTGCTTGCTACAACCTGGTACTGGACAGTGTGAGTGTCCACCGTGAGCGATTGGCTGAGCTGGAGCGCCTCCTAGCAGACATTGTAAGCAACCCAACTGTGCTCAATGATGAAGACTTTGAAGAAACGCTGTCGACTGTCATGACCCAAGTTGACCAGCTTTGGGAAGATGCACGGGAAGCAGCCAAATCTGgtggtaggatttttttttttttttttttactgtgtattGAAGCGATAAACATAGATGAATTGACTTTTAGGATAATTATGTCTTTGATATCTCAATCATTTAATCATACGGaattccatttttcccttcctccacaccACAGGAGACAAGACAGTGGCACAGCACATTGAGGAACTGGAAGAACGCATCAATGGTGTCAAAGAGGTTTTGATGAGCATACGACAGGCAGTTGGCCGTGGCTCAGATCTGGCAACACTTGGAAAGCTAAACATTACACAGGCTGAAGATATTATCAAAAGAGCACGAGAAGCCCTTACAGTGAGTTTACAGTCAAGTAatggtacatacatatgtatgtgtctaggtatgtatgcatatacatatgtatatacatatatacgtgtgtgtgtgtgtgtgtgtgtgtgtgtgtgtgtgtgtgtgtgtgtgcgtgtgtgtgtgtgtgtgtgtgtgtgtgtgtgtgtgtgtgtgtgtgtgtgtgtgtgtgtgtattgtgtgtgtgtgtgtgtgtgtgtgcgtgtgtgtgtgtgtgtgtgtgtgtgtgtgtgtgtgtgtgtgtgtgtgtttgtgtgtgtattgtgtgtgtgtgtgtgtgtgtgtgtgtgtgtgtgtgtgtgtgtgtgtttgtgtattgtgtattgtgtgtgtgtgtgtgtgtgtgtctatatatttatgtatgtatgtatatatatatatatatatatatatatatatatatatatatatatatatatgtaaatatatataaatatatatatttatttatttatttattcatgtattatataatgtgatattaaatgtatgtatttaaggaTGTGTATATTCATTAATGTGTGTCAGTTTAAGTGATATTTTAAAGATTTAgatacatttttatttctatattacaGAATGCACAGATCTATTTGGATGTCCAGGGCAATGATGCTCTAAGCAAGGCTTTTGACCGCTCCAACCAGTTTGGACAACAGTCAGAGCGCATGTCCAAGATTGCTCGGGAAGCTCGTCTCTTAGCGGATGAGtaagttctctctctgtctatctagctttcgttatctccttccttttttcttattgtaccttctctcactccctccctcctaccctttctcaaaatttccctctccctctctctttctccctttcttcttccttcctttctctctcccctctctcctctctctcccctctctctcccctcactccctcgctccctccctccctccctccctccttccttccttccttccctccttgcttccttccttccttgcttccttccttccttcctccctccccccctccctcccccctccctccctccctcctccctccctcctccctccctcctcctcctccctccctcctcctcctccctccctccctcctccctccctcctcctcctccctccctccctccctcctcctccctccctccctcctcctccctcccttcctccctccctccctgccttcttccctccctccctccttcctccctcccttcctccctccctccctccctccctcccttccttcctccctccctcctccctccctctccagctttctctttctctctccctactaccctccctacttccttcccttgcTTTCCCTCCAACTTCCTGCTTTCCCTGATCCTCCTCACACCTCACTTTCTCTTGTTTACCAGTTTTAattcatcatattattatatgcATTAATTGTAATATTTATATGCAATCGTAAAGAAGTCTAtggaatttcttttattatttgcttTAATGTTGCCCTTAACTTTTCAGGCAGGAGGATGATGCTACAAGTATTGAAGTTTTGGCTTATAATGCTCGTAATACTTCTAATGATGCCTTTGAGCTTGCACGTAAGGCTATGGATGACCAAAGAAATATTACAGATTTCATTAAGGTAATACAGACATGTAGATTATTATGTACAAAATATCATATGGATTGCTTGATTTGAAATATGCATTAATTTCCTTGTCTTCTAGAAAGGTAGATTAATTTACAACTATCAGATATTATGAAAAGATTGCAGATcacctattttttcctttctttctttgtcagaAACTTAATGATGATGTGCAAGGCCTGTCATCTCTCCATGACAGTACCATGAGGACTGCCAATGAATCTCTACAACAAGCTAAATTGACATACAGAGAAGCCTTGGAAATCAACACAGAGGCTTCTAGCATTGCCATTCCACCCATTGATACTAGTGTGCTGAAAGCTCAAGGTAGTCCCCACTCCTGAGAATTTCCTATTTTATTAAATGAACATCGTTTCCAGTAGAGTTAAATACATTCAGATTATTTTGTTCCATTCTTTTCAGTGATATGGCATAGCACAGATTAGTGATTATTCAAAATTTGACTATGTTGTTTATCTTTCTAGCTGTGGCCATCATCAACGAGGCAGAGAGAATTAAGCAGGATACCGAGGGATTGATTGATGAGAGAAGTGCCCTTATAACTGACATTGAAGTACAGCTTGAGGTAACGTCAGATCTGGTAGAGCGTGGTTGGATCGAGCAGCAAATAACCACAGAGCTCTTAGCCGACACTTTCACTGCAGAGGGAAAAGCTAAAGAAGCAAGAGCAAAAGCAGAGCAGACCTTATCTGAAGCTCTTGAAACTCTTGCTATCCTGGAAGGTATGTACTATAGAGggtgaaatataaatgtatagtttTTACATATTTTGAGTTGTAGAATTTAACATACCATTTATCTGTGGTGAATGCCTTAAAAGGATTTACAAGTTAAAGATTTCTGAAGTTCAAAAACTTCTGTCATATTTCAGGATTTGACAAGCAAGTTCAGGAGAGCCGTCTGAAAGCAGAAGCTACTCTAGAAACTGTGGGAGAGATTGAAGCCCTTATTGTTGAAGCTGAGACACAAACTAAGGAGGCTGAGGAAGCACTTATGGGGGCAGAGTCTGATGCTAAGGATGCTCGGGACATTGCCAAGGATGCCCAGAGCACAGCAGAAGATGCAAGCAATCAGGCAGGAGATGTCCGCACCAAGGCAGATGCTACTAAGAATGAAGCCAGCACACTGAACGACATGGCAGATGAGTTGGCTGGGAGAGTTGCAGAAACAGATGCTCGTGTGAGCACCTTTGAGGCTCAGGCTTTGCAAGATGAACAGCAGGTTATGGAAGCTCAAGAGAAAGCTAACCAGGCAAAGGACAGGGCAGATGAAGCCAGTTCTAGAGTCCGTGAAGCATATGAGTTTGTACAGGAAATTTTGGATATCTTGGAACGATCTCCAGACTTAGACCCAGAACAGTTGGAGTCTCTAGAATTGCGTCTGGAAGAGGCATGGCAAATGTACCATCAAAGTGGAATTGAGTCCACAGTCACCGAATTATCTGAATCCCGCAGCTGGCAGGAACGCCAGATTTCACTCTATGAAGAGGAAATTAGGCGACTAAGAATTGAAGTTCAAAATATCTTTGAGATTAAGATCTCCCTTCCAGATGGCTGCTACAGTCAGACCAAATTGGAACCTTAAAGTCAATAACCCTTTGTAAATTACGTTCAATAGACTCCAGCTTTGCCATTTTGGCTTGAATGGAGTGCCCTGTAACATCTAGTAACACACCTAACCACAGAGCAGCTTTTGAGTTGAGTCAGGTTGGTTGGACAAAGAGTACCAAGTTAGTGACTAGTCTTACATGACATTTTGCtttgaaagaattttttttcattttttttatcagtccATGTGTTTTGTGCATAGATTTTGGGGAGCTATGATGCATATACCTAAAAAAAATACTTGAACCTTTGCTACTGACTGCCATTTTGTAGTGAATTTGTAAAAACAGGTTGGAAATTAACAAAAAATGAGTCAATATTTTTTATGACAGTGTTCATTAGCATAAGAATTAGATTTTAAGGTACTTAAAATTTAAAACCCACACAATTTGCTATGTTATTTCAAGTGATAAAATTTTGCGTGTGGAAGTGTAGGATGTAAATTATAGTCTAGCCGTGTGGAATAATGTGTATTATTACCATTTGGTGtgcttttgtaaagaaaaaagtCAAGACTTACTTTACAGTAATAAAGATTAATACAGTTGGTATACTTATGTTAAAAGTCcaaaaaaatgatgacattaaCTTGACAtaattttaatcttttttttttttttcttcttctttttcttttattaaagaGGAATATTCAGTGTGTGTCAATTTATGCCATGAGTTCACAAAGAGCTCACTCAGCCTACAGAGTCAACCAAAGATATTACGAGATTAGAACTCATGATGTGACTACAATTGTCTTCTCttattttatgatgataaaaCTGCCAACAGACAGTGAATTGTGATGTTATTTCAAAAGTGCCAATTTTATTGTAGAATTTAGAAATAAATTTTTGGAAAAAGTTGTTCATTTGAAGGtgtaattcctttattttcttcactaTAGATATAGCATGAATTGTAAATCAGTTTTGAGGGCAATTTTAATCATTGTTGTATGTCTTAACTTTTGTTGGGGGATTTTTCGGTTAAGGTTTACGATAGAACCGCACCgactaggagaaaattgaagatcataGCGATGTAGGCGATGAAAAGCTACATGCATTGCCGTCAAAATTGATTTGCATAAGCGATCCTGTTCTAGTTGAATGAAGACTAAGTCCCCACGAGCCTCCAGCGACTAAGCCCAACCCCTTCGCGGGAACCCAACATGAACTGGTTTGGCGCATGTAGCTCGTGACGTCACGACAAATTTCTGATAAATGCACTGtagtaaaatgtatttctgtattctaatttCTATGAAATCTCAACGAAAAACGAATTTATCAAATGTCCATTCCTTAAATACGCGATGTGATCGATTTTACCTTATACGCACcatagtttcattagaaatacacgGTATATCCATACTTGCACATCGCTGACCTCTGccggcaaatttgacagttctgttgttacagttctcgttgtttgttccaaaggtgaag
This genomic stretch from Penaeus vannamei isolate JL-2024 chromosome 28, ASM4276789v1, whole genome shotgun sequence harbors:
- the LanB2 gene encoding laminin subunit gamma-1 isoform X2, whose amino-acid sequence is MARARLLRTPPGYVLEAALILCCVCSSLGQYPHFPFLEGQQGRLDVIEEPLVQPIDPQTGRTSRCYDETGKAQKCVPEFVNAAFNRRVEVTNTCGEQRPQEYCLQTGGYGSKKACEICNAYVPELAHPAQYLTDFNNNNNHTWWQSETMFEGIQFPNQVNLTLDLGKTFDITYVRLFYHSPRPESFAIFKRTDDDKEWVPYQYYSATCRDTYGIPDSNYVRREDETRALCTSEFSDISPLTGGNVAFSTLEGRPSAYNFEKSAELQDWVSAKAIRIVLDRLNTFRDEVFGDPRVLKSYFYAITDFAVGGRCKCNGHASECVASTGLGGEVELVCRCEHNTAGNDCNECLPFYNDAPWARATATDAHECKACNCNGYSNRCYFDQDLYDQTGHGGHCLDCAANRAGPNCERCRDNYYEREDGVCIPCNCNEIGSRSLQCASDGLCQCKPGVTGEKCDKCADNYFDFGPQGCKPCGCNVAGSRNNEASCDPTSGVCLCKQHVEGQQCDQCKPGYFNLDLENEFGCTPCFCYGHSSICSSASGYSQRLGALVYLYSTCVIESGFVRGEERWRAEDGTGRSISMNYNPVAQSLAVSSSGREKIYFLAPDRFLGDQRASYNHELSFLLRVGELGPQASTEDIILEGAGLSISAPIFAQGNPLPSTQKQEYIFRLHEDSQFGWSPRLSSRDFMSLLSNLTAIKIRGTYTYEGHGFLDDVKIQTARRGLFGEPATWIEMCTCPEGYVGQFCESCAPGFRHLPANGGPFASCIPCDCNNHADICDSETGRCICQDNTAGDQCERCAKGYYGNALHGTNNDCQPCPCPNGGACIQLPDDTVVCLECPKGYAGPRCELCTDGFFGDPKGRHGPPRPCERCDCNGNIDPNAVANCNRTTGECLKCIYNTGGFYCDQCLPGFFGDALALPKGDCRPCRCNPYGTVSERYGPPVCDQLNGQCQCKPHVIGLKCDQCEPGFWNLTSGVGCEPCNCDPVGALNGTCNTDYGQCVCRIGVTGRKCDMCEPFHYGFSLDGCKPCDCDQIGSVSLQCDATGQCPCRENVEGRRCDRCRENTYDKQAGCRDCPACYNLVLDSVSVHRERLAELERLLADIVSNPTVLNDEDFEETLSTVMTQVDQLWEDAREAAKSGGDKTVAQHIEELEERINGVKEVLMSIRQAVGRGSDLATLGKLNITQAEDIIKRAREALTNAQIYLDVQGNDALSKAFDRSNQFGQQSERMSKIAREARLLADEQEDDATSIEVLAYNARNTSNDAFELARKAMDDQRNITDFIKKLNDDVQGLSSLHDSTMRTANESLQQAKLTYREALEINTEASSIAIPPIDTSVLKAQAVAIINEAERIKQDTEGLIDERSALITDIEVQLEVTSDLVERGWIEQQITTELLADTFTAEGKAKEARAKAEQTLSEALETLAILEGFDKQVQESRLKAEATLETVGEIEALIVEAETQTKEAEEALMGAESDAKDARDIAKDAQSTAEDASNQAGDVRTKADATKNEASTLNDMADELAGRVAETDARVSTFEAQALQDEQQVMEAQEKANQAKDRADEASSRVREAYEFVQEILDILERSPDLDPEQLESLELRLEEAWQMYHQSGIESTVTELSESRSWQERQISLYEEEIRRLRIEVQNIFEIKISLPDGCYSQTKLEP
- the LanB2 gene encoding laminin subunit gamma-1 isoform X3; this encodes MARARLLRTPPGYVLEAALILCCVCSSLGQYPHFPFLEGQQGRLDVIEEPLVQPIDPQTGRTSRCYDETGKAQKCVPEFVNAAFNRRVEVTNTCGEQRPQEYCLQTGGYGSKKACEICNAYVPELAHPAQYLTDFNNNNNHTWWQSETMFEGIQFPNQVNLTLDLGKTFDITYVRLFYHSPRPESFAIFKRTDDDKEWVPYQYYSATCRDTYGIPDSNYVRREDETRALCTSEFSDISPLTGGNVAFSTLEGRPSAYNFEKSAELQDWVSAKAIRIVLDRLNTFRDEVFGDPRVLKSYFYAITDFAVGGRCKCNGHASECVASTGLGGEVELVCRCEHNTAGNDCNECLPFYNDAPWARATATDAHECKACNCNGYSNRCYFDQDLYDQTGHGGHCLDCAANRAGPNCERCRDNYYEREDGVCIPCNCNEIGSRSLQCASDGLCQCKPGVTGEKCDKCADNYFDFGPQDRVFGLEGCKPCGCNVAGSRNNEASCDPTSGVCLCKQHVEGQQCDQCKPGYFNLDLENEFGCTPCFCYGHSSICSSASGYSQSVIESGFVRGEERWRAEDGTGRSISMNYNPVAQSLAVSSSGREKIYFLAPDRFLGDQRASYNHELSFLLRVGELGPQASTEDIILEGAGLSISAPIFAQGNPLPSTQKQEYIFRLHEDSQFGWSPRLSSRDFMSLLSNLTAIKIRGTYTYEGHGFLDDVKIQTARRGLFGEPATWIEMCTCPEGYVGQFCESCAPGFRHLPANGGPFASCIPCDCNNHADICDSETGRCICQDNTAGDQCERCAKGYYGNALHGTNNDCQPCPCPNGGACIQLPDDTVVCLECPKGYAGPRCELCTDGFFGDPKGRHGPPRPCERCDCNGNIDPNAVANCNRTTGECLKCIYNTGGFYCDQCLPGFFGDALALPKGDCRPCRCNPYGTVSERYGPPVCDQLNGQCQCKPHVIGLKCDQCEPGFWNLTSGVGCEPCNCDPVGALNGTCNTDYGQCVCRIGVTGRKCDMCEPFHYGFSLDGCKPCDCDQIGSVSLQCDATGQCPCRENVEGRRCDRCRENTYDKQAGCRDCPACYNLVLDSVSVHRERLAELERLLADIVSNPTVLNDEDFEETLSTVMTQVDQLWEDAREAAKSGGDKTVAQHIEELEERINGVKEVLMSIRQAVGRGSDLATLGKLNITQAEDIIKRAREALTNAQIYLDVQGNDALSKAFDRSNQFGQQSERMSKIAREARLLADEQEDDATSIEVLAYNARNTSNDAFELARKAMDDQRNITDFIKKLNDDVQGLSSLHDSTMRTANESLQQAKLTYREALEINTEASSIAIPPIDTSVLKAQAVAIINEAERIKQDTEGLIDERSALITDIEVQLEVTSDLVERGWIEQQITTELLADTFTAEGKAKEARAKAEQTLSEALETLAILEGFDKQVQESRLKAEATLETVGEIEALIVEAETQTKEAEEALMGAESDAKDARDIAKDAQSTAEDASNQAGDVRTKADATKNEASTLNDMADELAGRVAETDARVSTFEAQALQDEQQVMEAQEKANQAKDRADEASSRVREAYEFVQEILDILERSPDLDPEQLESLELRLEEAWQMYHQSGIESTVTELSESRSWQERQISLYEEEIRRLRIEVQNIFEIKISLPDGCYSQTKLEP
- the LanB2 gene encoding laminin subunit gamma-1 isoform X4, translated to MARARLLRTPPGYVLEAALILCCVCSSLGQYPHFPFLEGQQGRLDVIEEPLVQPIDPQTGRTSRCYDETGKAQKCVPEFVNAAFNRRVEVTNTCGEQRPQEYCLQTGGYGSKKACEICNAYVPELAHPAQYLTDFNNNNNHTWWQSETMFEGIQFPNQVNLTLDLGKTFDITYVRLFYHSPRPESFAIFKRTDDDKEWVPYQYYSATCRDTYGIPDSNYVRREDETRALCTSEFSDISPLTGGNVAFSTLEGRPSAYNFEKSAELQDWVSAKAIRIVLDRLNTFRDEVFGDPRVLKSYFYAITDFAVGGRCKCNGHASECVASTGLGGEVELVCRCEHNTAGNDCNECLPFYNDAPWARATATDAHECKACNCNGYSNRCYFDQDLYDQTGHGGHCLDCAANRAGPNCERCRDNYYEREDGVCIPCNCNEIGSRSLQCASDGLCQCKPGVTGEKCDKCADNYFDFGPQGCKPCGCNVAGSRNNEASCDPTSGVCLCKQHVEGQQCDQCKPGYFNLDLENEFGCTPCFCYGHSSICSSASGYSQSVIESGFVRGEERWRAEDGTGRSISMNYNPVAQSLAVSSSGREKIYFLAPDRFLGDQRASYNHELSFLLRVGELGPQASTEDIILEGAGLSISAPIFAQGNPLPSTQKQEYIFRLHEDSQFGWSPRLSSRDFMSLLSNLTAIKIRGTYTYEGHGFLDDVKIQTARRGLFGEPATWIEMCTCPEGYVGQFCESCAPGFRHLPANGGPFASCIPCDCNNHADICDSETGRCICQDNTAGDQCERCAKGYYGNALHGTNNDCQPCPCPNGGACIQLPDDTVVCLECPKGYAGPRCELCTDGFFGDPKGRHGPPRPCERCDCNGNIDPNAVANCNRTTGECLKCIYNTGGFYCDQCLPGFFGDALALPKGDCRPCRCNPYGTVSERYGPPVCDQLNGQCQCKPHVIGLKCDQCEPGFWNLTSGVGCEPCNCDPVGALNGTCNTDYGQCVCRIGVTGRKCDMCEPFHYGFSLDGCKPCDCDQIGSVSLQCDATGQCPCRENVEGRRCDRCRENTYDKQAGCRDCPACYNLVLDSVSVHRERLAELERLLADIVSNPTVLNDEDFEETLSTVMTQVDQLWEDAREAAKSGGDKTVAQHIEELEERINGVKEVLMSIRQAVGRGSDLATLGKLNITQAEDIIKRAREALTNAQIYLDVQGNDALSKAFDRSNQFGQQSERMSKIAREARLLADEQEDDATSIEVLAYNARNTSNDAFELARKAMDDQRNITDFIKKLNDDVQGLSSLHDSTMRTANESLQQAKLTYREALEINTEASSIAIPPIDTSVLKAQAVAIINEAERIKQDTEGLIDERSALITDIEVQLEVTSDLVERGWIEQQITTELLADTFTAEGKAKEARAKAEQTLSEALETLAILEGFDKQVQESRLKAEATLETVGEIEALIVEAETQTKEAEEALMGAESDAKDARDIAKDAQSTAEDASNQAGDVRTKADATKNEASTLNDMADELAGRVAETDARVSTFEAQALQDEQQVMEAQEKANQAKDRADEASSRVREAYEFVQEILDILERSPDLDPEQLESLELRLEEAWQMYHQSGIESTVTELSESRSWQERQISLYEEEIRRLRIEVQNIFEIKISLPDGCYSQTKLEP
- the LanB2 gene encoding laminin subunit gamma-1 isoform X5, whose amino-acid sequence is MPGWVGLAVGVALVLGVGLPAVSAQSRQQDACNCNGYSNRCYFDQDLYDQTGHGGHCLDCAANRAGPNCERCRDNYYEREDGVCIPCNCNEIGSRSLQCASDGLCQCKPGVTGEKCDKCADNYFDFGPQDRVFGLEGCKPCGCNVAGSRNNEASCDPTSGVCLCKQHVEGQQCDQCKPGYFNLDLENEFGCTPCFCYGHSSICSSASGYSQRLGALVYLYSTCVIESGFVRGEERWRAEDGTGRSISMNYNPVAQSLAVSSSGREKIYFLAPDRFLGDQRASYNHELSFLLRVGELGPQASTEDIILEGAGLSISAPIFAQGNPLPSTQKQEYIFRLHEDSQFGWSPRLSSRDFMSLLSNLTAIKIRGTYTYEGHGFLDDVKIQTARRGLFGEPATWIEMCTCPEGYVGQFCESCAPGFRHLPANGGPFASCIPCDCNNHADICDSETGRCICQDNTAGDQCERCAKGYYGNALHGTNNDCQPCPCPNGGACIQLPDDTVVCLECPKGYAGPRCELCTDGFFGDPKGRHGPPRPCERCDCNGNIDPNAVANCNRTTGECLKCIYNTGGFYCDQCLPGFFGDALALPKGDCRPCRCNPYGTVSERYGPPVCDQLNGQCQCKPHVIGLKCDQCEPGFWNLTSGVGCEPCNCDPVGALNGTCNTDYGQCVCRIGVTGRKCDMCEPFHYGFSLDGCKPCDCDQIGSVSLQCDATGQCPCRENVEGRRCDRCRENTYDKQAGCRDCPACYNLVLDSVSVHRERLAELERLLADIVSNPTVLNDEDFEETLSTVMTQVDQLWEDAREAAKSGGDKTVAQHIEELEERINGVKEVLMSIRQAVGRGSDLATLGKLNITQAEDIIKRAREALTNAQIYLDVQGNDALSKAFDRSNQFGQQSERMSKIAREARLLADEQEDDATSIEVLAYNARNTSNDAFELARKAMDDQRNITDFIKKLNDDVQGLSSLHDSTMRTANESLQQAKLTYREALEINTEASSIAIPPIDTSVLKAQAVAIINEAERIKQDTEGLIDERSALITDIEVQLEVTSDLVERGWIEQQITTELLADTFTAEGKAKEARAKAEQTLSEALETLAILEGFDKQVQESRLKAEATLETVGEIEALIVEAETQTKEAEEALMGAESDAKDARDIAKDAQSTAEDASNQAGDVRTKADATKNEASTLNDMADELAGRVAETDARVSTFEAQALQDEQQVMEAQEKANQAKDRADEASSRVREAYEFVQEILDILERSPDLDPEQLESLELRLEEAWQMYHQSGIESTVTELSESRSWQERQISLYEEEIRRLRIEVQNIFEIKISLPDGCYSQTKLEP